The following proteins come from a genomic window of Candidatus Aminicenantes bacterium:
- the ruvX gene encoding Holliday junction resolvase RuvX, which produces MRVLAVDFGSKRIGLAVGNSQTRVATPLQQIPAHNRRHVLEEIVKRIGEFEIEAIAIGYPLNMDGSRGPACLRIDQFIGYLSKRIALPISRVDERLSSVAAEEMGRELSANYRQRKTFLDSLAAQVILKNYFEQQ; this is translated from the coding sequence ATGCGGGTATTGGCCGTTGACTTCGGCAGCAAGCGCATCGGCCTGGCCGTGGGCAATTCACAGACCCGCGTGGCCACGCCGCTGCAGCAGATCCCGGCCCACAACCGCCGCCATGTCCTGGAAGAGATCGTCAAGCGCATCGGGGAGTTCGAGATCGAGGCCATCGCCATCGGCTACCCGCTGAACATGGACGGCAGCCGCGGCCCCGCCTGCTTGAGGATCGATCAGTTCATCGGCTATTTGAGCAAGCGCATCGCGTTGCCCATCTCCCGTGTCGATGAGCGGCTGAGCAGTGTCGCGGCCGAGGAAATGGGCAGGGAATTGAGCGCCAATTACCGCCAGCGCAAAACGTTTCTGGACAGCCTGGCCGCCCAAGTCATCCTGAAAAACTATTTCGAGCAGCAATGA